One window of Catharus ustulatus isolate bCatUst1 chromosome 3, bCatUst1.pri.v2, whole genome shotgun sequence genomic DNA carries:
- the CCT4 gene encoding T-complex protein 1 subunit delta — protein sequence MPENTPGRAPGGAGNKAKGAYQDRDKPAQIRFSNIAAGKAVADAIRTSLGPKGMDKMIQDAKGDVTITNDGATILKQMQVLHPAAKMLVELSKAQDIEAGDGTTSVVVIAGALLDACSRLLQKGIHPTIISESFQKALDKGIEVLTNMAQPVELSDRETLLNSATTSLNSKVVCQYSSLLSPMSVDAVMKVIDPSTANSVDLRDIKIVKKLGGTIDDCELVEGLVLTQKVANTGVTRVEKAKIGLIQFCLSAPKTDMDNQIVVSDYAQMDRVLREERAYILNLVKQIKKAGCNVLLIQKSILRDALSDLALHFLNKVKIMVVKDIEREDIEFICKTIGTKPVAHIDQFTPDMLGSAELAEEVNLNGSGKLIKITGCTNPGKTVSIVVRGSNKLVLEEAERSIHDALCVIRCLVKKRALIAGGGAPEIELALRLNEYARTLKGMESYCVRAYGDALEVIPSTLAENAGLNPISTVTELRNRHAQGEKTAGINVRKGGISNILEELVVQPLLVSLSALTLATETVRSILKIDDVVNTRG from the exons ATGCCTGAGAACACGCCCGGCAGAGCCCCCGGCGGGGCCGGCAACAAGGCCAAGGGCGCCTACCAGGACCGCGACAAGCCCGCCCAGATCCGCTTCAGCAACATCGCCGCCGGCAAAG CTGTTGCTGATGCAATTAGAACGAGCCTTGGACCAAAGGGAATGGATAAAATG ATTCAGGATGCTAAGGGAGATGTGACAATCACTAACGATGGTGCCACTATCCTGAAACAAATGCAGGTTCTGCACCCTGCAGCCAAAATG TTAGTAGAGCTGTCAAAAGCACAAGATATTGAAGCTGGTGATGGCACAACCTCTGTTGTTGTCATTGCTGGAGCTCTTTTGGATGCCTGTTCCAGACTCCTTCAGAAAG GAATTCACCCCACCATCATTTCAGAGTCATTCCAGAAGGCTCTGGATAAAGGTATTGAGGTGCTGACCAACATGGCCCAGCCCGTGGAGCTCAGTGACAGGGAGACCCTGCTGAACAGTGCAACAACTTCCCTCAACTCCAAG GTTGTGTGTCAGTATTCCAGTTTACTTTCTCCAATGAGTGTGGATGCAGTGATGAAGGTGATTGACCCAAGTACAGCCAATAGTGTGGACCTCAGAGATATTAAAATTGTTAAGAAGTTGGG AGGCACAATTGATGATTGTGAACTGGTTGAGGGACTCGTCCTGACTCAGAAGGTGGCAAATACCGGCGTAACCAGAGtggaaaaagccaaaattgGCCTCATTCAGTTCTGCTTGTCTGCTCCAAAGACAGAT ATGGACAACCAGATTGTTGTTTCTGACTATGCTCAAATGGACAGGGTGCTGCGTGAGGAGAGAGCCTACATCCTGAACCTGGTGAAGCAGATCAAGAAGGCTGGGTGCAATGTGCTGCTCATTCAGAAGTCCATCCTGAG GGATGCTCTCAGTGACCTGGCCCTCCATTTTCTGAACAAAGTTAAGATCATGGTGGTTAAAGACATCGAAAGAGAGGACATTGAGTTTATATGTAAG ACAATTGGAACTAAGCCTGTGGCTCATATTGACCAGTTCACCCCTGAcatgctgggctctgctgagctggctGAGGAGGTCAACTTGAACGGTTCTGGGAAACTAATAAAG aTTACAGGCTGCACAAACCCTGGGAAAACCGTGAGCATCGTGGTCCGTGGGTCCAACAAACTCGTGCTGGAGGAAGCTGAGCGCTCCATTCACGATGCCCTGTGTGTCATAAGGTGCTTAGTGAAGAAAAG GGCTTTGATTGCTGGCGGGGGAGCCCCTGAGATCGAGCTGGCACTGCGGCTGAACGAGTACGCGCGGACGCTGAAGGGGATGGAGTCCTACTGTGTCCGTGCCTACGGGGATGCACTTGAGGTTATTCCCTCCACCCTGGCTGAGAATGCAGGGCTCAATCCCATCTCCACGGTCACAGAGCTCAGAAACAGACATGCCCaaggagagaaaacagctgGCATTAACGTCAGAAAG GGTGGCATTTCCAAcatcctggaggagctggttGTGCAGCCTCTGCTGGTGTCTCTGAGTGCTCTGACCCTTGCCACAGAAACCGTGCGCAGCATTCTCAAGATTGATGATGTG GTGAACACTCGAGGATAA